CGCGCGCGCAGCAGTTCCATGATTGCTCGCAGCCGTCTGGCGTTCTCGGGATGCCCCGGCAGATCATGTTCCAAGAAAATGGGATCGTAGAGGTAACCGACCGTCGGCATGGCAGTCACTTACCCACGCTCACGAGCGAGCGGCGTCGCTTGGCCGGGTCTTGCAGGAACGACACCACCAGCAAGCTACCGATGATCAAAATGACGGCATTGGCCAGGAACGGCCCGGCGCGATCCCAGTCGTAGAGCACACCCATCACCAGCGGACCGAACACCTGCCCCATGGACTGCGCCAGCGTATACAGGCCGAAGCCGATGCCGCGCTGCGCGCCACCGGTCATGTCGGCGACCATGGCTTGTTCTGCCGGCACGGCAGCGGCGTAACAGGCCGCTTCGAGCGTCGCGAAAAGCATGAGCGCGAAGACGGCCAGGTTGACGCTCGGAAAGACCATGCTCAGGAAGGGAATGGTTAGCGAGAACAGGCCGCTCATCGTCAGGCCGACCACCATCGGTGGCTTGCGCCCGACGCGGTCCGCCACCCGACCCAGGCGCGAGGGTAAGAACGCCCAGATCAACGCTGCCGGAATATAGGCCATGGCGATCAAGAACAGATTCTGTGTGAGGTGATCCTGAATGAACGTCAGGATGAACGGCGCCAGGCCGTAGGACGAGGCCGTGGTCAGCATGACAATCGCCATCAAGATGAATAGCTGCGGGTCTATCCTTTGGCGCGGCTCTACTTCTCGCTCTGCCTCGATCAGCGCATATTTGCGCGTTTCCGGCACCGTACGCACGGCCAGAAAGAAAGCGTACAACGCCCCGAGCGCATACGCTACAAAGATTACCGACCACACCGTTTGATTCAAACGCAGCCCATGTGTGGGATCGAACCCAAATAGCAGCAAGATAGGCACGGCGACCAGGCCACCATAGAGCCCACCTCGATATTGTGCCTCTTCGGTGTAGCCGAAGCTGGAGCCGCGGCCGCTCTGCCGCGCCAGGTCGGCCGTGATGGTGTATGAGGAGAGCAGCATCGTGCCCAGCCCGAAGCCCTGCACCGTGCGCGCGATGAAGAGCATGGTCACGGCGAAGGATGCATCGGCCTGGATGGCGATCCCGCCGAGCCGGAAGCTAAATTCGCGGGCGAAGATGAACAACACCATCGCCAGGAACAAGATGCCGACGCCCAGGCACAGGAAGAACTTGCGGCCGTAGAGGTCCATGCTGCGCCCGATGATCGGCCGGGCGATGGCCATCATGAACGCCGGAATCGCGAAGAGCAGGCCCTTCTCCAAGCCGCTGGCGTTGAAGTTGCTCGAGTAGATGGGCAGCGCAACAACCAGCGCAGAGGTCGCGAGCGAAGCGAACCGGATGACGGTCTGCAGCCGGTGAAGGTTGCGACGCGCTTCCGACAGATGGGTGAGCACAGTTGCAGAGTCCTGAATAGCCGGAAGCCCGTCTTGCGCGCTTTCGATAGTCTGCTGCATTGAGCGTGCATTGTAATCGCATAAACATGTGTTACGCGACCGACCGCGCAGCCGGGTGTCGCGCAGATGTGTGGGTGTCGGTCATCGCGCCGGGATGAATCCCGGCTGAGCGCGCGTGGCCGTTCGGCCACAGTTCGATTCGCGCACTGCCCACACCCTTCAGCACGGCTATTCACGGCTGCGCCGTCTTACAGCCCACTCGTCTAAAATGGTGGCGTGGCGCTACGAAAGC
The window above is part of the Candidatus Roseilinea sp. genome. Proteins encoded here:
- a CDS encoding MFS transporter; the protein is MQQTIESAQDGLPAIQDSATVLTHLSEARRNLHRLQTVIRFASLATSALVVALPIYSSNFNASGLEKGLLFAIPAFMMAIARPIIGRSMDLYGRKFFLCLGVGILFLAMVLFIFAREFSFRLGGIAIQADASFAVTMLFIARTVQGFGLGTMLLSSYTITADLARQSGRGSSFGYTEEAQYRGGLYGGLVAVPILLLFGFDPTHGLRLNQTVWSVIFVAYALGALYAFFLAVRTVPETRKYALIEAEREVEPRQRIDPQLFILMAIVMLTTASSYGLAPFILTFIQDHLTQNLFLIAMAYIPAALIWAFLPSRLGRVADRVGRKPPMVVGLTMSGLFSLTIPFLSMVFPSVNLAVFALMLFATLEAACYAAAVPAEQAMVADMTGGAQRGIGFGLYTLAQSMGQVFGPLVMGVLYDWDRAGPFLANAVILIIGSLLVVSFLQDPAKRRRSLVSVGK